AAAAAGGTTATTCAGAGATTGGAGCAACTAAAAGCGGGGGATAAAGCGTAAAGAGTATACCTAATCATAATTACGcctctttttttaatttcaaatagATGTAGGGTAAGACTGCGTATAATAGACCCTCGTGGTCCGGCTCTTCCCCACACCTGCGCAATATCTGCGCAATATCAGGAGCTTGGTGCACCGAGCTGCCCTTTAATTTCAAAGAGCGTTAGCCCAATTGATAAATTTGTCTCTCTATTTGTAGTGCTTAAAAATATGAGCTCATTATCTGTTTATGGGCGTAGGACGTCTGGTCTTTCAGCTAATATATGAAATCTGAATCTTATGACAATGTGAGCTACATAATTAGTACTTCTCTTAGAATTGATGCTCAATTTCAGAAGAGAGAATCCTTGctgaatgataaaatgatgaaagGAAACACGGATAACATGTAAGGTGGTATCCATTTCCTATTTGCTTGCagttttgtttttctttgttttttcttaATGATCATCAGTTAACCAATTTGGTAGGGTCATATTTGAATATCATCAAGAGAACGGTAAAGTTTCTATGCCCAGCGGATTTCATCCCTCCCTACATTGACGTAGACTTAAGTGAGTTGGATGTTAACCAAAAGTTGTTAATGGGTGATCTGAGGGTTCATCCAGCTTTGAAGCTTATGCAACCAAAGGATCACCCTGTTGTAAAGATTGCGGGAGCAAGAGTTTCTGATCAAAAGAAATCGAAATGATTTTTACTGAAGCACTTGTCTGAAAATCTTAGCAAGCTTATTATGAAAGGGAGGATTAATTCCACAGACTGGGACATTGGCATTGCTAGCTGTCAGCTGATGTTATTTACTGCATGACCTTGTTCATTAGTGTTAAAATAGGATGATTAGGGTGATAGTATCTCAATTTTGTATATCAAATGGCTAATGCCCCAATAATTTTTCTCTACTGGGCTGTGAGATGTCAAATCATGACGACGTTCTCTGCGCATTCGCTAGAGCCCAACTTCACACCCGAAATTTTGAAGAAGCTGCAACAAGATTTCATATAAAAGTTTTACTTCTCTGTTTAAATATGGGTACCACTAGCAGCTACCTTGTGTAACcttatatttgattttaactTCATACCTGGTTTTGCTTGGAGTAAATTTATCAGAAGTTACATAATTGTATGAAATTATTagtaaactcaatcaatttatttttgtatcaCTAAAATCATTCAACTTAAGAATTTTCCACCAAAAATATGATTTGACATGGGTTACAGAATcttatgaaggcatgaaaaggaATGGCAAAGTAGGAACATTATTAAATTGAAACACACAATCAATACATTAAAGTTGATGACAATACAATTTCATTTAGATCATCCGGCTACTGGACTGGCGGAATTTTCTCTCGTTCGAAAGTATCTTGGCAAACCTGCAAGATTTAATTAAAAACGAGGCAATGATCAATACTCATTAGTAGTCATATAATGAATGTTCAACGTCTATAAATGCGGTAGACAAGCTCTACCTCCGTAGAGCTTCCTTGTTGGTTCCTCCGTTCTCAACTGCTTCATAAACTCCTTTGTCTAAGTTTATCTTGGAAGCTGGTTTGTCCAGTAACCGTTCTCCTACCTTAACGAGGCCTTCTAAGTTTTCCTTTGTTGCTATGTCAACTGAGGCCAAGTTCCCTGTCAAAGTGTCATCCTGGTATCAAACAGCAGATGATATTAGTAATCTGAAAAATAAGGCAAGTAAATTGTTATATAACATGTCAATTAAGTgtgatagatagatagataccTGGATTCGGAGGTATTGATCATCCGATTGAAGAGCTTTGAAAACCACAAAGTTGTGTAAATCAACCATATCAGCGCTTGCTTGATTAAAAGCTTCGACGATTGGTGTGGAATTGTTATGAGTTAGCCAGCTAAGTAATCCCCACTTCGCAGCCATTTTAGCATTGTATTTTTCCTCGTTCTTTGCATTGCCTGTTCCCAGTGATATTACAAGAAAACGACCATAATCCATGGGCTTGATAGGAAATAAGTCTTCGTGCTTCATCAATACTTGCTTAGTCACCTCACCAATTGCGATCAATGTCTACAATATTATTAAAATTCATCACATACATAaaccaaaatattttcaattattactGAATTTTCTACTGAAAAGTACTGTATTTACCGGGTTATTAGCAGCCACACCACCATCAATTAGGTTAAATTCATGTTCTTTATTTTGAGCATCCTTGTTCTTGAAACTATGGGCAGGAAGAAACGTTGGCGCTGCCGAGGTACTTATGCAAATGTCCGCCAGTTCCGCATTCAAATCAGGTTTCGAGTTTGTCTACAAAATGGTTTAAATAGTTGACTCGTATATATTAACATAGAGAAATATTTTAACTTGTTGGAGCACGTTAACTGCCTTAATTTCAAGTTGTTAATTTCACTTATTTTGTATGATTTACAGTAACAGTACTATTGGTATAAACAAGTAAATTATCCAATTAAGAGATATAGAAGACATACCTCATATGAGCTGAAAATAACTGGCTGAAGATCCTTGATGTCAAAAGTTGGAATTACGACGGCAGTTAAGGTATCATGCAACCTGGTACTTCCTAGGAGTCCCTTTATAAGTGTATGAAGATACTTCCCATCATATTTTGGTCCGTTCAACATTTTGGTTAGATTTATGACCCCATCAAATGGTCCACTGCAAAAATTACGAAAATCAAGAGGTATACGTGTATTTTAAGGGTGTGATTTAACTGTTAATTATGAAGTGGATGAAAACTGTAGGAGTACAGAGTTCATACAAAAACCTACTAGGTGGCTTTTTCCCAAGTCTTGGTAAGCATAATTATGTCTGGTACTTGCACAGTTGCACTAGTGGACTATGGAATCGCAAGTTGTCCGTACAAAAACTATTattccaaaagaaaaatcaagaattatatatatatatatctaacacTTGGGTAGGTAGCATGGTTTACCCGATCTGGTGAAAGATTTTGGGGGAGTGCTCAAGATAGAAAGGTGTAATATCTTTGGCAGCATAAAGAGGGCGTTTAGCTTTGTTTGGTGCAGCCAACATGGCTGTTACAAGGCCCCCTGTGCTTGTTCCTGCTATCAAGTCAAAATAATCCGCAATTCTTGCATCTTCACCATCCAATTCCTGCAAACAAAACCAATATAATTACAGTAAAATGATCAAGTTTCTTATTACTAAACTCACTACATCTACCTCtaaatgtttaattttttttagtctaATTAAAAATAACCTGAAGTTGTGATTCAAGATATGCAAGGATAACCCCGGGAATAATTCCTCTAATTCCTCCTCCATCGATGGAGAGAATGGTTATCAGCTTCCCTGTGTTGGGAGGCGGCATTGTTACTCGAGATGATTCACCTGCAGCTTCTTTTTCCATCGGAATATCCAAAAGATAATTAGCCTAAAATAAGATAGATATATAGAGAGACTTAACAATTACTTCATCTCGTATGCTAATTATAATGCGAATAAATAGAAACATTGGGCAAGCATTTCAAAGATGATAATTgacataaataaaagaaaaatgagaaaaatattaataggTGTCTTTGTCAATGATTATTACACCATGGACAATCTCAACTGGGTCTTCTTCTTCGAGTGTTCCACCATCCAATTAAAGATGGTTGAATAATGTCTTGAGTTGtataagttaattaataaatggAATAAGTAataatctctatttcaatttgtttggcttGATTTAAAGTATAAGAGTCAAAATGGAGTGAATTTGGATATAgattctttaaaatttttaaaaataaactttaCATATTTAGAAACACATAAAAAGATTATAAGCCACAATAGTTAATAAATCACAATATTTAGAAggtattttaacattttatgatcaagtaaaatattttctgaTTATTCAAATATAgtaataaaacaaacaaaatgtAGATAAGATGGAGTCTTAAGAACTAGCAGTGTTTTTTAAGTTTCTTCAGCGTCTTGTCCAAGTTGTTGTACCAACATCTAATAAtccaaatttatttaattacaaGTCCTGGAAGATTAATTGCTGGACATGTGTTGGTTTCAGTTAACAAATGCACGATTTTACACGTTTACCTTTTTTAAGCATAGAACCATGTGAGGCATAAAAAAATTACCTGATTTATGTATGATGTCTGTAGAACGAACTGAATTCATGTTCTTCTACTTCTAAGGTCCGTTAGAGTTTTTGACGGTTACTTTATCCTAAATTCTAGCTTAcactcataaaaatatttattttacctTGAAAATGTATCTCGAATTAGTATCTCATATTTTTGGGTATTCACAAAAAGATCAAATATTGAGCTCGTTTGAatggacttaaaaaaagtaatttttatgtatgaagtgtttttagaattttgaagtgctgaaagttatttttataaataagcagttgagtgtttggataaaagtgtttatgttgaaaataagtgtttgaattttagggttaaaataataaaaatggtagtttgagaatttagttaaaatataagagatataaaagtaatttctatggtcaaacaaaatggctttaagcaattagaaaaaaaaaggttagaaatcctaacttttcatttttgattgactttaaaactttatgacttaaagttagcattaggcaaacacgttcaaaagctaaaaaggagctttaagttggtcgggctcattttctttatatatatgaaagTCGAAGAGATCTAGACTCTAAAGACATTTTTCCTCAAGATCACCTAGAAATACAGGTCTGAATCATCAGTCCTctaagataattttttattggAACTTACTTCATAGATAGTCTGAAAAAATTTACGGATGTTGTAAATTAAATTGGCAACAGAACAAATAAAAGATTAAGAGGAGAACAAAGATATAGGAGAAATGAGCAGAAGAGTAAAGTAGCAAATGTTTTTATTTCGATGCACTCTTCAATTCACCTATACGCCTTCAATTTATAGGCaagaaaataggctaaaaggaGAGGAAATCAGTGGGTTGCCCACTTATCAGTGGGCCCcacttatataaaaaaaaaaaattcacctaACATCCACTAATATTtgtaacactcccccttggatgtacACGTGTAATGTGCTTCCATAGATGTTGTATCTACATatttggtaatacgccttgattgctgcctcattaaaaaaccttaccaggaaaacccagtgggacaaaaccttggttaagggaaaaagagtgcagcgcgtattttactccccctgatgaaaacttcatttgatattttggagacggcgcattccaaccttatgccttagcttctcaaaagttgatgttggtaatgcctttgtgaataaatctgcaagattatcacttgaacgaacttgttgtacatcaatttcaccgttcttctgaagatcat
The sequence above is a segment of the Solanum dulcamara chromosome 11, daSolDulc1.2, whole genome shotgun sequence genome. Coding sequences within it:
- the LOC129873850 gene encoding patatin-like protein 2 translates to MEKEAAGESSRVTMPPPNTGKLITILSIDGGGIRGIIPGVILAYLESQLQELDGEDARIADYFDLIAGTSTGGLVTAMLAAPNKAKRPLYAAKDITPFYLEHSPKIFHQIGGPFDGVINLTKMLNGPKYDGKYLHTLIKGLLGSTRLHDTLTAVVIPTFDIKDLQPVIFSSYETNSKPDLNAELADICISTSAAPTFLPAHSFKNKDAQNKEHEFNLIDGGVAANNPTLIAIGEVTKQVLMKHEDLFPIKPMDYGRFLVISLGTGNAKNEEKYNAKMAAKWGLLSWLTHNNSTPIVEAFNQASADMVDLHNFVVFKALQSDDQYLRIQDDTLTGNLASVDIATKENLEGLVKVGERLLDKPASKINLDKGVYEAVENGGTNKEALRRFAKILSNERKFRQSSSRMI